Proteins encoded by one window of Channa argus isolate prfri chromosome 1, Channa argus male v1.0, whole genome shotgun sequence:
- the gpnmb gene encoding protein QNR-71 isoform X1 yields the protein MEVLRMVLILACASFFYQADGRKTFGDMFPHKHAASRKLPIPPIPGWDPDTKPWDDYIYPPPNSKPQELMHHRGKPKIHLTSDSPALNGSCISFTAKLEYPLCQKEDLNGDLVWDKNCKDENGQVHSGYVYNWTSWLDDYGFGKCTDTTKCNVFPDGKPLPQSSDWRRKSYVYVWHTMGQYYETYDGSSSSVTFNTTKMPLGAEVMEVMVYRKRERRKYSPLTTDSTVFYVTDKIPVAVTISQKGAFNQSENVFFRGQDVVFKVHLHDPSGYLKSAAAIDYIWDFRDGNKLVTHRDVTTHTYNTLGKMSVRLVVEVAFPVECPPPAATSTLGSSTSLRPTEAPTPPPTTHAATPKFETTHVSPSSSQAFLSSSVAMTTWLPKTETLTPTNASATQKSNPTTQAWLHTRRLNSDECFHYVYGSFTGNITIIEPKDTLNSLSYNHIVGISTARVTSTDVNFLVKCLGSFPTSACTIVSDPSCTQVRDIMCDDVPPSSECEVHLRRTFLEPGTYCVNITLENSSSLVLASTTVTISKSQDVPGQSQTHTLSKTSNTAKVVFSSTFVLVAMFALIAYVVYRRYKVYRPIRRSLVENAQGHVRIIGPMVRLREALFPSSPESCHLLTERHPL from the exons ATGGAAGTCTTGCGAATGGTTTTGATTCTGGCTTGtgcctcttttttttatcaagcTGATGGACGAAAAA caTTTGGTGACATGTTTCCACACAAGCATGCAGCATCAAGAAAACTTCCAATTCCACCAATCCCTGGCTGGGATCCTGACACCAAACCATGGGATGATTACATCTACCCTCCACCAAACTCAAAGCCACAGGAGCTCATGCATCACAGAG GTAAACCCAAAATTCATCTAACCAGCGATAGTCCAGCTCTAAATGGCTCTTGCATCTCCTTCACTGCCAAGCTGGAGTATCCTTTGTGCCAGAAGGAGGATCTCAATGGGGACCTTGTCTGGGATAAGAACTGCAAAGACG AAAATGGACAGGTGCACTCTGGGTATGTGTACAACTGGACGTCTTGGTTGGATGACTATGGCTTTGGAAAGTGTACAGACACAACAAAATGCAACGTGTTCCCTGATGGGAAGCCGTTGCCTCAGAGCAGCGACTGGCGACGCAAGAGCTATGTCTATGTCTGGCACACAATGG GCCAATACTATGAGACATATGATGGTTCATCCTCTAGTGTGACCTTCAACACCACCAAAATGCCTCTGGGAGCAGAGGTAATGGAGGTCATGGTTTACAGGAAACGTGAGCGCAGGAAGTACAGTCCCCTCACCACTGACAGCACTGTCTTCTATGTCACAG ATAAGATCCCAGTAGCGGTCACCATCTCTCAGAAGGGTGCCTTTAACCAGTCTGAGAATGTTTTCTTCCGTGGGCAAGATGTGGTCTTCAAAGTCCATCTCCATGACCCTAGCGGTTACCTTAAATCTGCCGCAGCCATCGACTATATCTGGGACTTCAGAGATGGAAACAAGCTGGTAACGCACCGTGATGTGAccacacacacctacaacacGCTGGGGAAAATGAGTGTGAGACTGGTGGTGGAGGTGGCGTTCCCTGTGGAGTGTCCACCACCTGCTGCCACTTCAACTCTAGGAAGTTCCACATCCCTGCGTCCAACAG AGGCTCCCACACCTCCACCCACAACTCATGCTGCTACTCCTAAGTTCGAGACTACACATG TGTCACCTAGCTCCAGCCAggccttcctctcctcctctgttgccATGACCACATGGTTGCCCAAAACAGAGACCCTCACCCCTACTAATGCCAGTGCAACCCAAAAGTCCAACCCCACCACTCAGGCCTGGCTCCACACCAGACGCCTCAACAGCGATGAGTGTTTTCACTATGTCTATGGAAGCTTCACAGGCAACATCACCATTATTG aacccaaggacactttgaacAGTCTATCATACAATCACATTGTGGGAATATCGACCGCCAGAGTGACCAGCACTGACGTCAACTTCCTGGTGAAATGTCTGGGAAG TTTCCCCACTTCAGCCTGTACTATTGTATCGGACCCCAGCTGCACTCAGGTGCGTGACATTATGTGTGATGATGTGCCGCCATCCTCAGAGTGTGAAGTGCATCTCAGGAGAACATTTCTAGAACCTGGCACCTATTGTGTCAACATCACTCTGGAGAACTCCAGCAGCCTGGTCCTGGCCAGCACCACAGTTACCATCAGCAAGTCACAGGATGTACCTGgtcagtcacaaacacacacct TGTCCAAGACTTCTAACACTGCAAAGGTGGTTTTCTCCTCAACTTTTGTGCTGGTGGCCATGTTTGCATTAATTGCCTATGTGGTCTACAG gcgTTACAAGGTCTACCGACCCATTCGTAGGTCACTGGTGGAGAATGCCCAAGGCCACGTTCGGATCATAGGTCCCATGGTTCGCCTGAGGGAGGCTCTCTTTCCCTCCAGTCCGGAGAGCTGTCACCTGCTCACTGAGAGACATCCCCTCTAG
- the gpnmb gene encoding protein QNR-71 isoform X2: MEVLRMVLILACASFFYQADGRKTFGDMFPHKHAASRKLPIPPIPGWDPDTKPWDDYIYPPPNSKPQELMHHRGKPKIHLTSDSPALNGSCISFTAKLEYPLCQKEDLNGDLVWDKNCKDENGQVHSGYVYNWTSWLDDYGFGKCTDTTKCNVFPDGKPLPQSSDWRRKSYVYVWHTMGQYYETYDGSSSSVTFNTTKMPLGAEVMEVMVYRKRERRKYSPLTTDSTVFYVTDKIPVAVTISQKGAFNQSENVFFRGQDVVFKVHLHDPSGYLKSAAAIDYIWDFRDGNKLVTHRDVTTHTYNTLGKMSVRLVVEVAFPVECPPPAATSTLGSSTSLRPTEAPTPPPTTHAATPKFETTHVSPSSSQAFLSSSVAMTTWLPKTETLTPTNASATQKSNPTTQAWLHTRRLNSDECFHYVYGSFTGNITIIEPKDTLNSLSYNHIVGISTARVTSTDVNFLVKCLGSFPTSACTIVSDPSCTQVRDIMCDDVPPSSECEVHLRRTFLEPGTYCVNITLENSSSLVLASTTVTISKSQDVPVSKTSNTAKVVFSSTFVLVAMFALIAYVVYRRYKVYRPIRRSLVENAQGHVRIIGPMVRLREALFPSSPESCHLLTERHPL, from the exons ATGGAAGTCTTGCGAATGGTTTTGATTCTGGCTTGtgcctcttttttttatcaagcTGATGGACGAAAAA caTTTGGTGACATGTTTCCACACAAGCATGCAGCATCAAGAAAACTTCCAATTCCACCAATCCCTGGCTGGGATCCTGACACCAAACCATGGGATGATTACATCTACCCTCCACCAAACTCAAAGCCACAGGAGCTCATGCATCACAGAG GTAAACCCAAAATTCATCTAACCAGCGATAGTCCAGCTCTAAATGGCTCTTGCATCTCCTTCACTGCCAAGCTGGAGTATCCTTTGTGCCAGAAGGAGGATCTCAATGGGGACCTTGTCTGGGATAAGAACTGCAAAGACG AAAATGGACAGGTGCACTCTGGGTATGTGTACAACTGGACGTCTTGGTTGGATGACTATGGCTTTGGAAAGTGTACAGACACAACAAAATGCAACGTGTTCCCTGATGGGAAGCCGTTGCCTCAGAGCAGCGACTGGCGACGCAAGAGCTATGTCTATGTCTGGCACACAATGG GCCAATACTATGAGACATATGATGGTTCATCCTCTAGTGTGACCTTCAACACCACCAAAATGCCTCTGGGAGCAGAGGTAATGGAGGTCATGGTTTACAGGAAACGTGAGCGCAGGAAGTACAGTCCCCTCACCACTGACAGCACTGTCTTCTATGTCACAG ATAAGATCCCAGTAGCGGTCACCATCTCTCAGAAGGGTGCCTTTAACCAGTCTGAGAATGTTTTCTTCCGTGGGCAAGATGTGGTCTTCAAAGTCCATCTCCATGACCCTAGCGGTTACCTTAAATCTGCCGCAGCCATCGACTATATCTGGGACTTCAGAGATGGAAACAAGCTGGTAACGCACCGTGATGTGAccacacacacctacaacacGCTGGGGAAAATGAGTGTGAGACTGGTGGTGGAGGTGGCGTTCCCTGTGGAGTGTCCACCACCTGCTGCCACTTCAACTCTAGGAAGTTCCACATCCCTGCGTCCAACAG AGGCTCCCACACCTCCACCCACAACTCATGCTGCTACTCCTAAGTTCGAGACTACACATG TGTCACCTAGCTCCAGCCAggccttcctctcctcctctgttgccATGACCACATGGTTGCCCAAAACAGAGACCCTCACCCCTACTAATGCCAGTGCAACCCAAAAGTCCAACCCCACCACTCAGGCCTGGCTCCACACCAGACGCCTCAACAGCGATGAGTGTTTTCACTATGTCTATGGAAGCTTCACAGGCAACATCACCATTATTG aacccaaggacactttgaacAGTCTATCATACAATCACATTGTGGGAATATCGACCGCCAGAGTGACCAGCACTGACGTCAACTTCCTGGTGAAATGTCTGGGAAG TTTCCCCACTTCAGCCTGTACTATTGTATCGGACCCCAGCTGCACTCAGGTGCGTGACATTATGTGTGATGATGTGCCGCCATCCTCAGAGTGTGAAGTGCATCTCAGGAGAACATTTCTAGAACCTGGCACCTATTGTGTCAACATCACTCTGGAGAACTCCAGCAGCCTGGTCCTGGCCAGCACCACAGTTACCATCAGCAAGTCACAGGATGTACCTG TGTCCAAGACTTCTAACACTGCAAAGGTGGTTTTCTCCTCAACTTTTGTGCTGGTGGCCATGTTTGCATTAATTGCCTATGTGGTCTACAG gcgTTACAAGGTCTACCGACCCATTCGTAGGTCACTGGTGGAGAATGCCCAAGGCCACGTTCGGATCATAGGTCCCATGGTTCGCCTGAGGGAGGCTCTCTTTCCCTCCAGTCCGGAGAGCTGTCACCTGCTCACTGAGAGACATCCCCTCTAG